A part of Haemorhous mexicanus isolate bHaeMex1 chromosome 25, bHaeMex1.pri, whole genome shotgun sequence genomic DNA contains:
- the LOC132338413 gene encoding interleukin-20-like, whose protein sequence is MRGPPLFLCLFSMSCWVNLMPTAGDKIFHFGACRVSMSMTEIRAGFTAIKANIQSRDPIRTLSILSHPHSLHKVKSSDRCCITYQLFTFYVDKVFKHCRTEDSFVNRKISSIANSFLSTRRKLGQCREQNNCLCGEESTEKFKQILANYEGLNVTSAAMKSLGELDILLDWMEKSR, encoded by the exons ATGAGAGGACCCCCCCTGTTCCTCTGCCTCTTCTCCATGTCCTGCTGGGTGAATTTGATGCCAACAGCTGGGGACAAAATCTTCCACTTTGGAGCCTGCAGGGTTTCCATGAGCATGACAGAGATCAGGGCTGGCTTCACAGCCATTAAAGCCAATATT CAATCCAGAGACCCCATCCGGACCCTGAGCATCCTGTCCCACCCTCACTCCCTGCACAAGGTTAAG tCTTCAGACAGATGCTGCATCACCTATCAGCTCTTCACCTTCTACGTGGACAAGGTTTTCAAGCACTGCAGGACTGAGGACTCGTTTGTGAACAGGAAAATCAGCAGCATTGCCAACTCCTTCCTCAGCACCAGGAGGAAGCTGGGGCAGTGT CGTGAGCAGAATAATTGCCTGTGTGGGGAGGAATCCACAGAGAAATTCAAGCAAATACTTGCAAACTATGAAGGG CTGAATGTCACATCTGCAGCCATGAAATCCCTGGGGGAGCTGGACATCCTCCTGGACTGGATGGAGAAATCTCGTTAG